One segment of bacterium DNA contains the following:
- a CDS encoding HAD-IA family hydrolase, whose protein sequence is MTDIDLLIFDLDGTLVDSLDDIVSSVNHTLPQLGLDILSRDEIQSYVGDGIKMLLIRAVGTQADVSDDLVERARKIYYEHHEQHCLDHVHMYPNALEVMEHFRSKKKAVVSNKSERFTKKILEGLGLASYLDLIIGGDSLSSKKPDPLVIEHTVSLLKVEKRKTVMIGDGHQDIQCGKSAGVITCGVTYGFKPVEDTKDADFSINDLMELKNIFR, encoded by the coding sequence ATGACGGACATTGACTTACTAATTTTTGACCTCGACGGAACACTGGTTGATTCGCTGGATGATATTGTCAGTTCCGTTAATCATACCTTGCCGCAATTGGGGCTGGATATACTTTCACGCGATGAAATTCAAAGCTACGTCGGCGACGGCATTAAAATGTTGCTCATTCGAGCCGTAGGAACGCAGGCCGACGTTTCGGATGATTTAGTCGAACGCGCGCGGAAGATTTATTATGAGCATCATGAACAACACTGTCTCGATCATGTTCACATGTATCCAAACGCATTAGAGGTGATGGAACATTTCCGTTCAAAGAAAAAAGCGGTAGTGAGTAATAAATCGGAGCGATTCACCAAAAAGATTCTGGAAGGTTTGGGATTAGCTTCCTATTTAGACCTGATCATCGGCGGCGATTCATTGTCAAGCAAAAAACCTGACCCGTTGGTGATTGAACACACCGTCTCACTTCTAAAAGTTGAGAAGAGAAAAACCGTCATGATCGGCGATGGGCATCAGGACATACAATGCGGGAAATCGGCCGGAGTTATAACGTGCGGCGTGACGTACGGGTTCAAGCCCGTTGAAGACACAAAGGACGCCGATTTCAGCATCAACGATCTTATGGAACTGAAAAATATTTTTAGATAA
- a CDS encoding DUF58 domain-containing protein, producing the protein MITKDILKKVRRIEIKTRGLVNNIFSGEYHTVFKGRGMSFSEVREYQFGDEVRFIDWNVSARMDRPYLKVFEEEREQTLMVLFDASASGNFGTVKQTKMEMMIEMAALIAFSAIKNNDKVGLLIFTDIVEKFIPPKKGKSHVLRIIRELLTFKPQRKATKISAALEYAMHVLNRRSIVFLMSDFLDANFDRPLRAAAKKHDLIAIRIFDRREIELPKVGILTLEDEETGELVELDTSSEETRQAIAVQVTARTKTQKDIFRKSKVDLIDMATGTDYVEALIQFFKNREKRLQRG; encoded by the coding sequence ATGATCACAAAGGATATTCTAAAAAAGGTTCGACGTATTGAAATCAAGACGCGCGGACTGGTCAATAATATTTTCAGCGGCGAGTACCATACGGTATTTAAAGGGCGTGGGATGTCCTTTTCTGAAGTTCGCGAATACCAGTTCGGCGACGAAGTGCGTTTCATCGACTGGAACGTTTCTGCGCGCATGGACCGGCCGTATTTAAAAGTATTTGAAGAGGAACGTGAACAGACTTTAATGGTATTGTTTGATGCGAGCGCGTCGGGAAATTTCGGCACAGTGAAGCAGACCAAAATGGAGATGATGATCGAGATGGCCGCGCTCATCGCTTTCAGCGCGATTAAGAACAATGACAAAGTCGGGCTTTTGATCTTTACCGATATTGTGGAGAAATTCATTCCCCCCAAAAAGGGCAAATCGCACGTGCTGCGGATTATTCGTGAACTTTTGACATTTAAGCCTCAGCGGAAAGCGACTAAAATTTCAGCCGCGCTCGAGTACGCCATGCACGTGCTGAATCGGCGAAGCATTGTCTTTCTGATGAGCGACTTTCTTGATGCGAATTTCGACCGGCCACTTCGCGCCGCCGCAAAAAAACACGATCTGATCGCTATTCGGATTTTTGACCGTCGCGAAATAGAATTGCCGAAGGTTGGTATCCTGACTTTGGAAGATGAGGAGACGGGAGAATTGGTTGAGTTGGATACCTCGTCTGAGGAAACGCGGCAAGCTATCGCTGTGCAAGTAACGGCACGAACAAAGACCCAAAAAGATATTTTCAGAAAAAGTAAAGTTGATCTTATCGATATGGCAACCGGAACGGATTATGTCGAAGCCCTGATCCAATTTTTCAAGAATCGGGAAAAAAGACTGCAGCGAGGCTGA
- a CDS encoding response regulator, which yields MEPVYARAKDLREKVESIMLKKIEWRILFSVDGKRSVPDIAAKVERDENFVGEILEKLAGDKLITGGGAPSGRVTTKEPEAETKKADSKKEKKETKKKEPVIEAEPVKEIKKEAPKPKEEPKAVAAPKKEDFDLMSAMTDSPKEEPKKVEAKATATAKPVATAAGAGGKKILVVDDSIVIQKMVEIALENEHYALTSAMKGEDAIRIAKDLQPSLILLDMMLPDMSGLEVMKAVRELGGSFTTVPIVVLSGKDSPQDKDTAINNGANDFLTKPFHDEDLLSKVHEYIAK from the coding sequence GTGGAACCAGTTTACGCAAGAGCCAAAGATTTACGCGAAAAAGTTGAATCGATCATGTTGAAAAAAATCGAATGGCGCATTCTTTTTTCCGTGGACGGGAAACGTTCTGTACCGGACATCGCCGCTAAAGTGGAACGCGATGAAAATTTTGTCGGGGAAATCCTTGAGAAATTGGCCGGCGATAAACTGATCACCGGCGGCGGCGCGCCTTCGGGAAGAGTTACAACCAAGGAACCCGAAGCGGAAACCAAAAAAGCGGATTCCAAAAAAGAGAAAAAGGAAACCAAGAAAAAGGAACCGGTCATTGAAGCGGAGCCGGTAAAAGAAATCAAGAAGGAAGCGCCGAAGCCAAAAGAGGAGCCTAAAGCCGTTGCGGCGCCGAAGAAAGAAGATTTTGATCTGATGTCCGCCATGACCGATTCGCCGAAAGAGGAACCTAAGAAAGTTGAAGCGAAAGCCACCGCAACCGCCAAACCTGTAGCGACCGCAGCCGGAGCGGGCGGCAAGAAAATTCTCGTTGTAGACGACAGCATTGTAATCCAAAAAATGGTCGAGATCGCATTGGAGAACGAGCATTATGCGCTGACCAGCGCGATGAAGGGCGAAGATGCCATTCGCATAGCTAAGGACCTGCAACCGAGCCTTATTCTCCTTGACATGATGCTTCCGGATATGAGCGGCCTGGAAGTTATGAAAGCGGTTCGCGAGTTGGGCGGGAGTTTTACGACAGTTCCCATCGTCGTTTTAAGCGGCAAGGATTCACCTCAGGACAAAGATACGGCGATCAATAACGGCGCCAATGATTTCCTTACGAAGCCTTTCCATGATGAGGATTTACTTTCAAAAGTGCATGAATATATTGCGAAATAA